In Rhizoctonia solani chromosome 7, complete sequence, one DNA window encodes the following:
- a CDS encoding cytochrome P450 family protein has translation MSDMSPFIVAVTLAALALLIHFVHSWLLPKPISGIPHNSIASIWGDIPSITKAIKDNKKTFSDYVADVVAEHGPILQILIGRHPIVVISDRKEMERILLGGKCTDQSKRANEIFATVVPTGQVALPTNETWKRHRRLTGPSMSRRYLERMSGRIASAANDLARLWDAKIRVVGSAAFDADSDLQLATMDAIVNITMGSPLGCVETAYNALSAEVIQSNGIVHLPQFDLPPLHEALRAMMESIERASGSPFPMLSARLFTYTSPVWRKQYKLLNSFLSNAISHSREREAILGSKGEGLVTDADCVLDMIIQREAREGAEAFGKGEMLDELMTYVLAGQDTTAASLGWLVKFLPQDPEIQLRLHNEVCNVFGPGTESDEFLDFNLLDDHIRVPILEAVVAETLRCASVAAIISRDLLQDEVILGRHVPKGAQLMFTIKLMSQSETEWGPDAKAWRPSRWLNSDGTFNRLAGPSIPFGAGQRSCFGQRLAILQLKTYLAVISRAFFFKPVLPEVDDWGVVEVVTNRPRMCYVSLERWDSKNGS, from the exons ATGTCCGATATGAGTCCTTTCATTGTTGCGGTAACCCTGGCCGCACTTGCGTTGCTCATACATTTTGTTCATTCGTGGTTATTACCCAAACCAATATCCGGCATCCCACATAACTCAATAGCTAGTATATGGGGTGACATTCCCTCCATCACCAAAGCTATAAAGGACAACAAGAAGACATTTTCGGACTACGTGGCCGATGTCGTCGCTGAACATGGACCAATATTGCAG ATTCTGATCGGTCGACATCCTATAGTGGTTATTTCTGATAGAAAGGAGATGGAGAGAATCCTTCTCGGTGGGAAGTGCACGGATCAGTCCAAAAGAGCGAATGAAAT CTTTGCAACGGTCGTCCCCACAGGGCAGGTTGCTCTTCCCACAA ATGAAACGTGGAAACGTCATCGGCGTCTTACCGGTCCAAGCATGAGCAGACGTTATCTCGAACGCATGTCTGGTCGTATTGCCTCGGCAGCCAATGACCTGGCCAGGCTATGGGACGCCAAGATTagagttgttggctctgctGCATTTGACGCGGATTCAGATCTCCAGTTAGCTACGATG GACGCTATTG TGAACATTACCATGGGATCTCCGCTCGGCTGTGTCGAGACTGCCTACAACGCATTGTCGGCGGAAGTGATCCAGTCGAATGGTATAGTTCATCTTCCACAATTCGACCTTCCTCCACTACACGAGGCTCTGAGAGCGATGATGGAAAGCATCGAGAGGGCGAGCGGGTCTCCATTCCCTATGCTTTCAGCCAGGCTCTTTACTTACACGTCCCCCGTGTGGAGAAAGCAATACAAGCTATTGAACTCATTTCTCTCTAACGCTATTTCTCACTCTCGAGAACGGGAAGCGATCTTAGGCAGCAAGGGCGAAGGACTAGTAACCGATGCCGATTGTGTACTGGATATGATTATCCAGCGGGAAGCTCGTGAGGGAGCCGAAGCGTTCGGTAAGGGAGAAATGCTCGACGAATTGATGACATATGTGCT TGCCGGGCAGGACACGACAGCCGCTTCTTTGGGGTGGTTAGTCAAGTTTCTTCCTCAAGATCCTGAAATACAACTTCGACTTCACAATGAAGTATGCAATGTGTTTGGTCCGGGGACTGAATCAGACGAGTTCTTGGATTTCAACTTGTTGGATGACCATATACGAGTACCTATTCTGGAAGCTGTGGTAGCAGAGACTCTAAGGTGTGCTAGTGTGGCAGCTATCATATCTCGGGACC TTCTTCAGGACGAGGTTATCTTGGGGAGGCACGTTCCAAAAG GAGCACAATTGATGTTTACTATTAAATTGATGAGCCAAAGCGAGACCGAGTGGGGGCCAGATGCGAAAGCGTGGCGACCTAGTCGATGGTTGAACTCTGATGGCACATTCAACCGATTGGCTGGGCCTAGCATCCCATTCGGTGCAGGGCAGAGGTCATGCTTTGGACAAAGGCTTGCG ATTCTTCAGCTAAAGACATACCTTGCCGTTATATCCAGGGCTTTCTTCTTCAAGCCTGTACTGCCCGAAGTAGATGATTGGGGAGTTGTTGAGGTAGTTACCAATCGCCCCAGAATGTGTTATGTCTCTTTGGAGAGATGGGATTCAAAGAATGGTTCTTAA
- a CDS encoding cytochrome P450 family protein, with amino-acid sequence MIILALVLGLSAFALYFVFWPKPLPNFPHNPLSSILGDLPEILRMIKSGKTLSEYYGILVERHGPVIQMFIGWHMSLVVADRGEAERLMIKFKNVDFPPTVFRMFEPLIPLSIMGLPGKDTWKHHRRVMGPTMNRRFLTRMEPHVLEMARQLVNLWDRKHRIVGDRAFAADLDLGLASMNSLAIIGVGASLDPLDRIPASTTSVEKTNESDVVDIPVKSSTPMFDGIRNLMTKVGAVFLLPFPSVTFPAFLWLSPSWRRDLHMIRSFLMSKIVEAKKREVNHGALATDAESVLDMLLLPDPRDGTEQFDEKELLDELAAFLIAGSTVGKVLAWFVKYMPKDAEIQRQLHNEMRTVFDANKEDTSKYLADLNDPDKVPILEAVMAETLRCAQVTSATVRSLLNDDIIGGYHVPKGTTVIIPLWYFATQQSA; translated from the exons ATGATCATTCTTGCTCTAGTCCTCGGACTCAGCGCGTTCGCgctctactttgtattctggCCCAAGCCACTCCCTAACTTCCCACATAACCCTCTTAGCAGCATACTAGGAGATCTTCCCGAAATCTTACGGATGATAAAGAGCGGAAAGACTCTGTCCGAGTACTATGGAATTCTCGTCGAACGGCATGGGCCTGTCATCCAG ATGTTTATTGGATGGCATATGTCTCTGGTTGTCGCTGACCGTGGAGAAGCAGAGCGTCTCATGATCAAGTTCAAAAATGTTGATTTCCCTCCGACAGTGTTTCGCAT GTTTGAGCCGCTCATCCCGCTTAGTATAATGGGCCTTCCAGGAA AGGATACATGGAAACATCATCGCCGTGTTATGGGACCTACTATGAATCGTCGATTCCTGACTCGAATGGAGCCCCATGTGCTTGAAATGGCGAGACAGCTAGTAAATCTTTGGGACCGAAAGCACCGGATTGTTGGTGACAGGGCTTTCGCCGCAGATTTAGACCTCGGTCTAGCCAGCATG AACTCCTTGG CAATTATAGGCGTTGGAGCTTCGCTTGACCCCCTCGACCGTATTCCCGCATCCACAACTTCAGTCGAAAAGACCAATGAATCCGACGTTGTTGATATTCCTGTCAAGTCCTCCACCCCTATGTTTGATGGCATTCGTAACCTGATGACAAAAGTCGGTGCAGTGTTCTTGCTACCATTTCCTTCTGTTACATTTCCGGCCTTCCTTTGGCTTTCACCATCATGGCGGCGAGATCTTCATATGATTCGTTCTTTCTTAATGAGCAAGATCGTTGAAGCCAAAAAGCGAGAAGTCAACCATGGGGCACTTGCCACGGACGCGGAATCCGTACTCGACATGCTTCTCCTACCAGACCCCCGTGATGGGACCGAACAGTTCGACGAGAAAGAATTATTGGACGAGTTAGCGGCATTTCTTAT CGCTGGTTCGACTGTAGGGAAAGTTCTCGCGTGGTTCGTCAAATACATGCCCAAGGATGCGGAAATCCAACGACAGTTACACAACGAAATGCGTACAGTATTCGACGCCAACAAAGAGGATACATCCAAATATCTAGCTGATTTGAATGACCCTGATAAAGTTCCAATCCTCGAAGCCGTAATGGCTGAAACACTCCGTTGTGCTCAAGTCACAAGTGCAACAGTTCGTAGCC TATTAAACGATGATATCATTGGAGGATATCACGTACCCAAAG GCACTACCGTTATCATCCCTCTATGGTACTTCGCGACTCAGCAATCTGCATGA
- a CDS encoding Retrotransposon-derived protein PEG10, translating into MATHSQPPSQACSPVNQGDMGPFLLSATAVKLGEVSLKQITCLLLGLLSQVKRLEWEIMEIKEAGDGLKSLQPHGPRTPEDTKPLVVEATPRPLSKANPVGLTSQVSFWPKSSRGLPAFAQPTPVQAVPLKVPSSPPSLHLQSPIGHPAPPPLAPVATYPAPVKVDHPDAYTGKVGSKAKQWLTRILAWTRLNSQMFPTDQEVLSFLLMNMKDSVGAWAHPHLDQLGSHQAIIQTVEGFKLEFLAAFGNPDATRAAKQKITTLTQSGTCTDYITKFRTLAMELDWNDAALRGQFAHGLHWEVSCQIATCKHCPCTLLELQNAALIIDNALREERTSHPPRDNKSSKQPNPARGTSTGQQATSLRKLSNNPNYMLEEEQNCCHAAGACIKCRKMGHKFAECCTGWKGTPIKGPKKKLPRLAKNLDPLWEKIKGTCCCVQGPQGLWTGI; encoded by the exons ATGGCAACCCATTCCCAGCCGCCCTCTCAAGCCTGCTCCCCTGTCAATCAAGGGGACatgggacccttccttctgtcagccactgctgtcaagcttggggaagtctccctcaagCAAATCACCTgtctcctccttggcctcctcagcCAAGTCAAACGCCTTGAATGGGAGATCAtggaaatcaaggaagcaggg gatgggcttaaaAGCCTCCAGCCCCATGGGCCCAGAACCCCAGAAGATACCAAGCCCCtggttgtggaagcaacgccacgccccttaTCAAAAGCCAACCCTGTTGGCTTGACTAGCCAGGTCTCCTTCTGGCCCAAATCTTCTAGAGGGCTTCCAGcctttgcccagcccacTCCTGTGCAAGCAGTGCCCCTGAAAGTCCCTTCTTCCCCTCCATCTCTgcatctccaatccccaattggacaccctgcccctcctccactGGCTCCAGTTGCCACATACCCTGCTCctgtcaaagtagaccacccagatgcctatacaggcaaggttgggagcaaagcaaagcaatggctcacaaggataCTGGCATGGACCCGCCTCAACTCCCAAATGTTCCCCACAGACCAAGAGGTCTTATCATTCCttctaatgaacatgaaggattctGTGGGAGCatgggctcacccccaccttgaccagcttggatcacaccaAGCAATCATTCAAACGGTTGAAGGTTTCAAGTTGGAGTTTCTagcagcatttggcaaccctgatgccacaagggctgcCAAGCAGAAGATTACTACCCTTACCCAGTCTGGCACATGCACAGACTACATTActaagttcagaaccctggcaatggaactggactggaatgatgcagcccttagaggccagtttgcccatggcctccactgggaggtcagctgccaaattgctaccTGCAAGCACTGCCCCTgtaccctccttgagctgcaaaatgcagcactcatcattgacaatgcTCTCAGAGAAGAGCGCactagccacccaccaagggataataagtctagcaagcAACCCAAccctgcaagggggacaagtactggccaacaggccacaagtttgagaaagctctccaacaaccCTAACTACatgttggaagaggaacaaaACTGCTGCCACGCTGCTGGTGCCTGTATCAAATGCAgaaaaatgggccacaagtttgcggaatgctgcactggctggaagggGACCCCAATCAAGGGGCCAAAAAAGAAgctgccaagattggcaaagaatcTGGACCCactttgggaaaagattaagggtacctgctgctgcgtgcaaggaccccaaggactctggacTGGCAtctga
- a CDS encoding Retrotransposable element Tf2 protein has protein sequence MLDGSSPQAGKIWKKALLTFTYNGKKMMETFLICNTGSHVAILGLKWLDAHNPEIDWNQCTVTFPHMPPEHVAIAKEEGADPNPLEGVPSKYHQYAKVFGEEEFNKLPPHRHYNIGNELTKEGPLNLPLYSMTNAKSATLKDWLRDELKAGKIQPSKSSISSPVMFVPKKDGSCQLVVDYHCLNNWTKKNVYPLPQPDDLMAQLCGAKIFTKLDLHWGYNVVHHCKAPSWPLL, from the exons atgcttgatgggtcaagcccccaggctggcaagatTTGGAAAAAGGCATTACTAACCTTCACCTACAATGGCAAAAAGATGATGGAGACATTCCTCATCTGTAACACTGGCAGTCATGTGGCCATCTTAggtttgaaatggttggatgcccataacccagaaattgattggaatcaaTGCACTGTCACCTTCCCTCATATGCCCCCAGAACATGTGGctattgccaaagaggagggAGCAGACCCCAACCcacttgaaggagtaccctccaaataccaccaatatgcaaaggtgtttggagaagaagaattcaacaagcttcccccacatAGGCACTACAATATTGGGAATGAACTGACCAAAGAAGGGCCCCTGAACTTGCCCCTATACAGTATGACCAATGCCAAGTCTGctacactcaaggattggctcagggatgaactgaaggctggaaagatccaacccagcaaatcctccatcagttcccctgtcatgtttgtccccaagaaggatggttcctgccaactggttgttgactaccatTGTCTGAATAACTGGACAAAAAAGAATGTCTACCCATTACCCCaaccagatgacctcatggcccagctctgtggtgccaagatctttaccAAACTAGATTTACATTGGggttacaatgttgtacaccactgtaag gcccctagttggccattgttgtag